A single Primulina eburnea isolate SZY01 chromosome 11, ASM2296580v1, whole genome shotgun sequence DNA region contains:
- the LOC140804556 gene encoding uncharacterized protein: MANITKLEFEALDLTGKNYLSWILDAEVHLISMNLGDTIKEGNEMSQQDRAKALIFLRHHLNDGLKVEYLTVKEPRELWKNLKERFDHQRTVILPRARYEWMHLRLQDFKSVSDYNSALFKTSSTLILCGEKVTDQDMLEKTFSTFHASNVLLQQQYRERGFQRYSELISCLLVAEQNNELLMKNHQMRPTGSTPFPEANGTTFPEEYEIAFPEVNANSTKNHNNESGRGRGCGRGRGRGRGQRRYYQQQNGKKHKTSHQQWNSNNEEAKEKSSKVYEEKCYRCGMEGHWSRTCRTAKHLVDLYQKSIKENGKMEINFVDNDDPIDITHLDVSDFFANPDGNIDNLIGGGVLENNE, encoded by the coding sequence ATGGCGAACATCACCAAACTTGAATTTGAAGCACTTGACTTGActggaaaaaattatttatcatggATTTTGGATGCCGAGGTCCACCTTATCTCTATGAATTTAGGAGATACAATAAAAGAAGGAAATGAAATGTCCCAGCAGGACCGTGCAAAGGCACTTATTTTTCTCCGTCATCACCTCAATGATGGGTTGAAAGTCGAATATCTCACTGTGAAAGAGCCACGAGAGCTTTGGAAAAAtctaaaagaaagatttgaccATCAACGAACTGTAATTCTCCCAAGAGCCCGATATGAATGGATGCACCTACGGTTACAAGATTTTAAGTCCGTAAGTGACTATAACTCTGCATTATTCAAGACTAGTTCCACACTGATACTTTGTGGAGAGAAAGTAACTGATCAAGACATGTTAGAAAAAACATTCTCCACTTTTCATGCTTCAAACGTGCTCCTGCAGCAGCAATATCGTGAACGTGGATTTCAAAGGTACTCTGAACTCATCTCATGCTTACTAGTTGCTGAACAAAACAATGAGCTGCTCATGAAAAATCACCAAATGCGCCCAACTGGATCTACACCATTTCCTGAAGCAAATGGAACTACATTTCCTGAAGAATATGAAATTGCATTTCCTGAAGTGAATGCTAATTccactaaaaatcataacaatgaaagtggacgtggacgtggatgtGGGCGTGGGCGTGGGCGTGGGCGTGGCCAAAGAAGATACTATCAGCAACAAAATGGAAAGAAACATAAAACAAGCCACCAGCAGTGGAATTCCAATAATGAAGAAGCAAAGGAGAAGAGTTCCAAAGTATATGAAGAAAAATGCTATAGATGTGGAATGGAAGGGCATTGGTCTCGTACCTGTCGTACGGCAAAACATCTTGTGGATCTATACCAAAAATCAATCAAGGAAAATGGAAAAATGGAGATAAATTTTGTGGACAATGATGATCCAATTGATATAACTCACTTGGACGTCTCTGATTTCTTTGCTAATCCAGATGGAAATATAGATAATTTGATTGGTGGTGGTGTGTTAGAAAATAATGAGTAA
- the LOC140805197 gene encoding UDP-glycosyltransferase 79B2-like, which yields MHIYIPTYFFNKSKLKSKKSKMVRIDESKLHIAMFPWLAIGHIIPYAQLSNELANRGHRISFFVPKKGLLKLGNLDLYSPLVKFYTVKVPHVEGLPLGAETASDIDFIAKDPLAIAFDAMADEVEGLLRTLKPDIVFFDFAYWVTEMARTIGFKTVCYNVICASVMAIGVVPSRYFPKDRPVTVEEMMELPEGYPSTTIVLRGHEAQTMSFLYGSYGDITFDVRMTTALQDCDAIGVRTVSELEGSMCDYLGSQYGKRVILSGPVLPEAPKTDVDEKWETWLSKFKPKSVVYCAFGSQNTMSMEQFQELVLGFEMTGMPFFVALSKPHGSNSIEEALPEGFLKRVGDRGVVHGGWVSQAQFLNHPSVGCFVSHCGFGSMWESLLSECQIVLVPWLGDQILNARLLADEIKVGVEVERDENAWFCKEDLCRAIKSVMYQDSEVGKMTKNNHAKWRETLGRPGFMNDYIDDFIQKLYQL from the coding sequence atgcatatatatatccCCACATATTTCTTCAACAAGTCTAAACTTAAATCTAAAAAATCTAAAATGGTTCGAATAGATGAATCAAAGCTTCATATCGCCATGTTCCCGTGGTTGGCTATTGGCCATATCATTCCCTACGCCCAACTCTCCAACGAACTGGCTAACAGAGGCCATAGAATCTCCTTTTTCGTCCCAAAAAAGGGTTTGCTCAAGCTAGGAAACCTAGATCTTTACTCACCACTCGTTAAATTTTACACCGTTAAAGTTCCGCATGTTGAAGGATTACCTTTAGGTGCGGAGACAGCAAGCGATATCGACTTCATCGCCAAGGACCCGCTTGCCATAGCCTTCGACGCCATGGCCGACGAAGTGGAGGGTTTGCTTAGGACTCTGAAACCCGACATCGTCTTCTTTGACTTCGCGTACTGGGTCACTGAGATGGCGCGAACGATTGGGTTCAAAACTGTCTGCTACAATGTAATTTGCGCTTCTGTCATGGCTATTGGGGTTGTGCCGTCCAGGTACTTCCCGAAAGATCGACCGGTGACGGTTGAGGAAATGATGGAACTACCAGAAGGGTATCCTTCTACGACCATCGTCCTCCGCGGCCACGAAGCGCAGACCATGTCTTTTCTGTACGGCAGCTACGGAGACATCACTTTCGACGTTCGCATGACCACTGCGTTGCAGGACTGTGACGCTATTGGTGTGCGGACCGTGAGTGAGTTGGAAGGATCCATGTGCGATTACCTGGGAAGCCAGTACGGGAAACGCGTGATCCTCTCCGGGCCGGTGTTGCCGGAGGCTCCGAAAACTGATGTTGATGAGAAATGGGAAACCTGGCTGAGCAAATTCAAGCCAAAATCAGTTGTTTACTGCGCGTTCGGGAGCCAAAATACTATGTCGATGGAACAGTTTCAAGAACTTGTGCTGGGTTTCGAAATGACGGGGATGCCTTTCTTCGTAGCCCTGTCGAAGCCCCACGGCTCAAACTCCATAGAAGAAGCGTTGCCGGAGGGGTTTCTGAAGAGGGTCGGGGACAGAGGGGTGGTCCACGGCGGGTGGGTATCACAGGCTCAGTTTCTGAACCACCCGTCGGTGGGCTGTTTTGTGAGCCACTGCGGGTTCGGATCCATGTGGGAATCTTTGTTGAGTGAGTGCCAAATCGTGCTGGTTCCATGGCTGGGAGATCAAATCTTGAACGCACGGCTGCTGGCGGATGAGATAAAGGTGGGCGTAGAGGTTGAACGAGATGAAAACGCATGGTTCTGCAAGGAGGATCTGTGCCGGGCTATTAAATCTGTCATGTACCAAGATAGTGAAGTGGGGAAGATGACCAAGAACAATCATGCTAAGTGGAGAGAAACCTTGGGGAGGCCTGGATTTATGAATGACTACATTGATGATTTTATACAGAAACTGTACCAACTATAA
- the LOC140804553 gene encoding uncharacterized protein, producing MKIEKEYLDLVLVPCGLLVMFSYHILLLYRCLKLPHTTVIGYENHDKKDWVQKIMQSENKDVKTALDVISANVSAATFLASISLTLSALIGAWIANNSVIFQSKLIYGDTRPETMSIKYISLLICFLLAFSCFVQSSRCFIHANYLISTPGSDIPSGYVELAVIRGGDFWSMGLRALYFATTLLMWFFGPIPMFATSVIMVLLLHSLDSDTASLVKNRSVGNKLLKKFEGSQI from the exons ATGAAGATCGAAAAGGAGTACCTTGATTTAGTGCTGGTACCATGTGGTCTACTTGTTATGTTTTCTTATCATATTCTTTTGCTATACCGATGCCTTAAACTTCCTCATACCACTGTCATTGGCTACGAAAACCACGACAAAAAAGATTGGGTCCAAAAGATCATGCAG TCGGAAAACAAAGACGTGAAAACTGCGTTGGACGTGATATCAGCTAACGTATCAGCTGCGACATTCTTAGCATCCATATCCCTAACCCTAAGCGCCCTGATCGGCGCGTGGATAGCCAACAACTCCGTCATCTTCCAGAGCAAGCTCATCTATGGCGACACTCGACCAGAGACCATGTCCATCAAGTACATTTCACTTCTCATCTGTTTCCTCTTGGCCTTTTCTTGCTTCGTCCAGTCCTCTCGATGCTTCATCCACGCCAACTACCTCATCAGCACCCCCGGCAGCGATATCCCATCGGGATATGTCGAGTTGGCGGTGATTCGTGGTGGCGATTTCTGGTCGATGGGCCTGAGGGCACTTTACTTCGCGACAACCTTGTTGATGTGGTTCTTCGGCCCGATCCCGATGTTCGCCACGTCGGTTATTATGGTGCTTCTGCTGCACTCTCTCGACAGCGACACCGCTTCGCTGGTGAAGAACCGGTCGGTCGGAAACAAACTGCTGAAGAAATTCGAGGGGAGCCAGATATAA
- the LOC140804554 gene encoding glutaredoxin-C9-like, whose protein sequence is MQKALPYKDWFADTTASGGRRGGSSTTPAGFNDVDSVSRLVSENAVVVFARKDCCMCHVVKLLLHGHGVNPTVFDVDEAYEDDVVNELSRIIGVDGSGNATRPQFPAVFVGGELFGGLENVMGAHISGELVPRLREARALWL, encoded by the coding sequence ATGCAGAAAGCCCTCCCATACAAAGATTGGTTCGCCGACACCACCGCCTCAGGAGGGAGACGTGGAGGCTCCTCCACTACTCCTGCAGGATTCAATGACGTCGACAGTGTCAGTAGGCTTGTTTCTGAGAACGCGGTGGTGGTGTTCGCTAGAAAAGATTGCTGCATGTGCCACGTGGTCAAGCTCCTTCTTCACGGCCATGGCGTCAACCCGACGGTTTTCGACGTTGACGAGGCTTACGAAGACGACGTGGTCAACGAATTGTCTAGGATCATCGGCGTCGATGGATCGGGGAACGCCACGAGGCCGCAGTTCCCGGCTGTTTTTGTGGGCGGAGAACTGTTCGGAGGACTGGAGAATGTGATGGGTGCTCATATATCCGGCGAATTGGTGCCCAGATTAAGAGAAGCTCGAGCTCTGTGGCTCTGA
- the LOC140805324 gene encoding uncharacterized protein: MVLPLLKLGTLALKTLSKPIAARLKKEAGLHPKFRNFIVSIAQANHRMTTTMQRRIYGHATDVEIRPLNEEKAVQAAVDLLGEFFVFSVAVAALYFEVQRNSRSEAKKEELRKQEMQGLRQRDDELAKEVELLKLKIEEIEQLAKGRGLLGVFSFRDANSEESKPKTAA; the protein is encoded by the exons ATGGTGCTACCTCTATTGAAGCTTGGCACGCTTGCGCTGAAGACTCTGAGCAAACCCATTGCGGCTAGACTCAAGAAAGAGGCTGGTCTCCACCCTAAGTTCCGCAATTTTATCGTTAGCATCGCTCAG GCCAATCACCGTATGACCACAACCATGCAACGGCGTATATATGGTCATGCTACTGATGTTGAAATTCGACCTTTGAATGAAGAAAAGGCTGTGCAAGCTGCAGTTGATCTCCTGGGGGAATTTTTTGTCTTCTCG GTTGCTGTAGCTGCTCTGTACTTTGAGGTACAAAGAAATTCTCGATCAGAAGCCAAGAAGGAGGAACTTCGCAAACAAGAAATGCAG GGACTGAGGCAACGTGATGATGAGTTAGCGAAAGAGGTGGAGCTTCTCAAGCTAAAAATAGAAGAGATCGAACAGCTTGCCAAGGGACGTGGACTTCTTGGTGTCTTTAGTTTCAGGGATGCTAATTCTGAGGAATCCAAGCCGAAAACTGCTGCTTGA